One part of the Algibacter sp. L1A34 genome encodes these proteins:
- a CDS encoding DUF3341 domain-containing protein: MEASKVIHAIYTDDDVLMSAVKKVKAERFHIEEIYTPFPVHGLDKAMGLAPTRIAITAFIYGLIGLTVATVMMNFIMIEDWPQDIGGKPSFSYIENMPAFVPIMFELTVFFAAHLMVLTFYLRSRMWPFKNAENPDPRTTDDHFLMEIAVNGNEKELESLLAETGAVEINLVDKAH, from the coding sequence ATGGAAGCTTCAAAAGTTATTCACGCTATTTATACGGATGATGACGTTTTAATGTCGGCTGTTAAAAAGGTTAAGGCAGAACGATTTCATATCGAAGAAATATACACACCATTTCCAGTTCACGGACTAGACAAAGCGATGGGGTTAGCGCCTACACGTATTGCTATTACGGCGTTCATATATGGTCTAATTGGTTTAACCGTTGCAACGGTTATGATGAACTTCATAATGATTGAAGATTGGCCTCAAGATATTGGTGGAAAGCCAAGTTTTAGCTACATAGAAAATATGCCAGCTTTCGTTCCTATTATGTTCGAACTTACTGTTTTCTTTGCAGCGCATTTAATGGTACTAACATTTTACCTAAGAAGTAGAATGTGGCCTTTTAAAAATGCTGAGAATCCTGATCCTAGAACAACGGATGATCATTTCTTAATGGAAATAGCTGTTAATGGAAATGAAAAAGAGTTAGAAAGTTTATTAGCCGAAACAGGAGCAGTAGAAATTAATTTAGTTGATA